Proteins from a single region of Mailhella massiliensis:
- a CDS encoding cyclophilin-like fold protein has translation MKKGILILSVAMLMGCCGHAVAGEETGQRVRLSFGEHEAVVLLDNHPAGRRFVEMLPLTVTFEDFNGTEKIAYLPEKLDTRQSPASCDPEEGSFTYYAPWGNLAVFYRDFRHSSGLVPLGRVESGMEYLSAVEDGAVVRMEKME, from the coding sequence ATGAAAAAAGGAATACTGATATTGTCCGTGGCCATGCTCATGGGATGCTGCGGTCATGCCGTGGCAGGAGAAGAGACCGGGCAGAGGGTACGCCTGAGCTTCGGGGAACATGAGGCGGTGGTTTTGCTGGACAATCATCCCGCAGGCCGTCGATTCGTGGAGATGCTTCCTCTGACCGTGACGTTCGAGGATTTCAACGGCACGGAAAAAATCGCCTATCTGCCGGAAAAGCTGGATACGCGGCAGTCACCGGCAAGCTGCGATCCTGAGGAGGGAAGCTTCACCTACTATGCGCCGTGGGGCAACCTTGCGGTGTTCTACCGCGATTTCCGGCACTCCAGCGGGCTTGTGCCCCTGGGGCGCGTGGAATCGGGCATGGAATATCTTTCCGCCGTGGAAGACGGCGCTGTCGTCCGCATGGAAAAAATGGAATAG
- a CDS encoding HAD hydrolase-like protein: MTLSPSLSSPSQAEYVFLDLDGTLTDPSEGITRGVMYALERFGIHEKDPRRLYPFIGPPLYDSFMRHYGFDLDTAYKAIEYFQEYYGQQGMYENVPYPGMRDLLHSWRDEGRRLILATSKPEVFAVRILERFDMNGAFLLMAGGDVEEKRVEKHLVIEYAMERLGLSHTGGCLMIGDRKFDVLGAGRHGIPTLGVLYGFGSREELTEAGASWLAGSVEELRTLMRR; this comes from the coding sequence ATGACGCTTTCTCCGTCCCTGTCCTCTCCTTCTCAGGCCGAATATGTTTTTCTCGACCTCGACGGCACGCTGACCGACCCTTCGGAAGGCATTACCCGGGGCGTCATGTACGCGCTGGAGCGCTTCGGCATTCATGAGAAGGATCCGCGCAGGCTCTATCCCTTCATCGGGCCGCCTCTCTATGATTCCTTCATGCGCCACTACGGTTTCGACCTCGACACGGCCTACAAGGCCATCGAGTACTTTCAGGAATACTACGGGCAGCAGGGCATGTATGAAAACGTGCCCTACCCGGGAATGAGGGATCTGCTTCATTCCTGGCGGGACGAAGGGCGCAGGCTCATACTCGCCACTTCCAAGCCGGAAGTCTTCGCCGTGCGTATTCTGGAGCGCTTCGACATGAACGGAGCCTTTCTGCTCATGGCCGGGGGCGACGTGGAAGAAAAGCGCGTGGAAAAGCATCTCGTCATCGAGTATGCCATGGAAAGACTCGGCCTCAGCCATACCGGGGGCTGCCTCATGATAGGCGACCGCAAGTTCGACGTGCTCGGCGCGGGGCGGCACGGCATCCCCACGCTCGGGGTACTGTACGGTTTCGGAAGCCGTGAAGAACTCACCGAAGCCGGGGCCTCCTGGCTTGCCGGCTCGGTGGAGGAACTCAGAACGCTCATGCGGCGCTGA
- a CDS encoding zinc ribbon domain-containing protein, whose translation MLCPNCHAAIPDDSTSCPSCGQPVIRTREIVDAELMDGPGREQRGNFHQRVVFMQSHSSQILPSCQMGIITLALAFAMGLKFGLLACIGFLVFAGIARVITFAVNIQLMMMGRSINPLILQIVSWFCCWSLVAWLAS comes from the coding sequence ATGCTTTGCCCCAACTGCCACGCCGCCATTCCCGACGACAGCACCTCCTGCCCCAGCTGCGGTCAGCCCGTCATCCGTACCCGTGAAATCGTGGATGCGGAACTCATGGACGGCCCCGGCCGGGAACAGCGCGGCAATTTCCACCAGCGCGTGGTCTTCATGCAGTCCCACTCCAGTCAGATTCTGCCCTCCTGTCAGATGGGCATCATCACCCTTGCCCTGGCCTTTGCCATGGGGCTGAAGTTCGGCCTCCTGGCCTGCATAGGCTTTCTGGTCTTCGCGGGTATCGCGCGCGTCATCACCTTTGCCGTCAACATACAGCTCATGATGATGGGCCGTTCCATCAATCCCCTGATTCTCCAGATCGTTTCCTGGTTCTGCTGCTGGAGCCTTGTCGCCTGGCTGGCTTCCTGA
- a CDS encoding IscA/HesB family protein, which yields MFTLTESARTELDAFFADKEKSAIRLYLAPGGCSGPRIGLALDEPNEQDFVTEQDGYTFCATKELWATIGGATVDASPMGFLVTPEIPLPSMGGCGCSSCGTGTCGGGCHH from the coding sequence GTGTTTACTCTCACCGAAAGCGCCCGCACCGAACTCGACGCCTTTTTCGCCGACAAGGAAAAATCCGCCATCCGTCTGTACCTCGCTCCCGGCGGGTGCAGCGGTCCCCGTATCGGCCTTGCTCTCGACGAACCCAACGAACAGGATTTCGTCACCGAGCAGGATGGTTATACCTTCTGCGCGACCAAGGAACTGTGGGCTACCATAGGCGGAGCCACGGTCGATGCCAGCCCCATGGGCTTCCTCGTCACCCCTGAAATCCCCCTGCCCAGCATGGGCGGCTGCGGCTGCTCCAGCTGCGGCACCGGCACCTGCGGCGGCGGTTGCCACCACTGA
- a CDS encoding IscA/HesB family protein: protein MIHLSDAARQELEAFFADKPKAGIRVYLAPGGUSGPRLALALDEPTDNDKAFEVNGFTFCLESSLLERIGGVKIDVSYMGFIVDPEIPLQGGSSCGSCGSSCGSH, encoded by the coding sequence ATGATTCATCTTTCCGATGCTGCCCGGCAGGAACTTGAGGCCTTTTTCGCCGACAAGCCCAAAGCCGGCATCCGCGTCTATCTGGCCCCCGGCGGTTGAAGCGGCCCCCGTCTCGCCCTGGCTCTGGATGAGCCTACCGACAACGACAAGGCCTTTGAAGTCAACGGTTTCACCTTCTGTTTGGAATCTTCGCTGCTGGAACGCATCGGCGGCGTAAAAATCGACGTGAGCTATATGGGCTTCATCGTCGACCCGGAAATCCCGCTTCAGGGCGGGAGCAGCTGCGGTTCCTGCGGAAGCAGCTGCGGAAGCCACTGA
- the metC gene encoding cystathionine beta-lyase, whose protein sequence is MKDSTILTHAGRAPLRVGGPVNMPVHRASTIVSPTLEEFDANEAGDAKFRNVCYGALGTENAFALCDAVNRLEQGAGSMVTSSGLAACTQSLLAFVGAGDHVLMPDSVYGPQRMFCESILRRFGVETTYYDPTIGAGIDVLIKANTRVVYTEAPGSLTFEMQDIPAIVQAAHAHGAVVIMDNTWAGPLYFKPLLAGVDICVEAATKFIAGHSDLVMGIITARTRELYLRMRAFCVQMGEIASPDDCYLALRGLRTMKVRMERQFAQALELARWLETRPEVLQVLYPPLESHPGHALWARDFTGGGSLFSIVLPKMERKAVAAMLNGYKLFSIGASWGGYDSLVEHCHPERTALNRIAPVWNDDNCTLVRYAIGLEDVEDLKADLEEGFGRLRAALS, encoded by the coding sequence ATGAAGGATTCCACCATACTCACGCACGCCGGGCGCGCGCCTCTGCGCGTCGGCGGCCCCGTCAACATGCCGGTGCACCGCGCATCCACCATCGTTTCCCCCACGCTGGAGGAATTCGACGCCAATGAGGCGGGCGACGCCAAGTTCCGCAACGTCTGTTACGGCGCTCTGGGCACGGAAAACGCCTTCGCCCTGTGCGACGCCGTAAACCGCCTGGAACAGGGCGCAGGCTCCATGGTGACAAGCTCCGGCCTTGCCGCGTGCACGCAGTCGCTCCTTGCCTTTGTGGGCGCGGGCGACCATGTGCTCATGCCCGACAGCGTCTACGGTCCGCAGCGCATGTTCTGCGAAAGCATACTGCGCCGCTTCGGGGTGGAAACCACCTATTACGACCCGACCATCGGCGCAGGCATAGACGTGCTCATCAAGGCGAACACCCGCGTCGTATATACGGAAGCGCCGGGTTCCCTCACCTTTGAAATGCAGGACATTCCGGCCATAGTCCAGGCCGCGCACGCCCACGGAGCCGTGGTCATCATGGACAACACCTGGGCAGGCCCCCTCTACTTCAAGCCGCTGCTCGCGGGCGTGGACATCTGCGTGGAAGCGGCCACAAAATTCATCGCCGGACACTCCGACCTCGTCATGGGCATCATCACGGCCCGCACCAGAGAACTGTACCTCCGTATGCGCGCCTTCTGCGTGCAGATGGGGGAAATAGCCTCTCCCGACGACTGCTACCTCGCCCTGCGCGGCCTGCGTACCATGAAGGTACGCATGGAACGGCAGTTCGCCCAGGCTCTGGAACTGGCCCGCTGGCTGGAAACGCGGCCCGAAGTGCTTCAGGTGCTCTATCCTCCGCTGGAAAGCCATCCCGGCCATGCCCTCTGGGCACGCGACTTCACGGGGGGCGGCTCGCTCTTTTCCATCGTGCTGCCCAAAATGGAAAGAAAGGCGGTGGCGGCCATGCTCAACGGCTACAAGCTGTTCAGCATCGGCGCAAGCTGGGGCGGATACGACAGCCTCGTGGAACACTGTCACCCCGAACGCACCGCGCTGAACCGCATTGCCCCGGTGTGGAACGACGACAACTGCACCCTCGTGCGCTACGCCATAGGTCTGGAAGACGTGGAAGACCTGAAGGCCGATCTGGAGGAAGGGTTCGGGCGCCTTCGCGCCGCCCTTTCGTAA